GTCCATTGTGTTGAGTGCCCAGAGACACCGTCGACGGTGAGTGAAGTTACACGGCCAGTGGTGGGGTACACCTCTAGAATACCTTGTGATGCCGCTCAGCGGGACGGCAATCAGAGGGCATAGTGGTCTGCACCGCAACCGCTAACTGCGTATGTAGACAGTCCCCATCTCGTTCCGAGGTCGGACTCCTTGCTCTCCTAGGGTCCCATCCTCAGCACACCTTGGCTCTGTCCATACGGAAAGAGAAGCGATACGTAGACGAACCGACCGCAAGGCACGATCGACGAAGAGAACCAAGACGACGACGTTCGAGACACCCATTCGTCGATAGAACAGCGAAGGCACCCGTGCGTTGTATGCTCATAGAGAACCATCCAACCGGCCTCACAATCAGAACTGTCTCGATCGGAGGACTGGTTCGCCCTCGGGCATGAGCGGCGCTCGCGATCTTTACAGATCGTCTCAACGACGCGCTCGGTCTCGAGGAACTCACCGACTCGCTGGCTGCGTTCATCACCCCAGTCGATGAACGTCCAACGCTGGCGCTGTCCTTCGAGTTCGAGCGCCGCACTGACGACGTCACTCACGGGACTGTCGCACTCGTCCGTTTGGACCTTCAACGCTGGCGGGCTGTACGGTCACAGGCGGCGATCTACACAGTAGTAGTACGTCGCTATAAGAACTGACGTGCACCTAGCAGCACACGAACTGCCACGTGCTGGTCACAGGAACGCCGTTCGTCCGGTCCCGGGTCGGCAGTACGGGAGTGACCACCCATATAAAATATATTTGTTATTTCCCACCAATTGAAAGCAGCTATCCAATAATCGCGAGACGGCGCGGTGAGTCAAGGGTCGTGGTCAAGGGTCGAATCGATAGACGGCAGTCGGTTCGTCAAGGTTCCCCCCGAAAAACCAACTGACATAGAGGGGGGCAAAGCCGTTGATTTTCGAGCATAGATATAATATATCGGTACAGGAATATATTAGATACCTGTCTATCGAATCGGTGATTCAGGAGGATCATTGATGGTGAGGTAGAAGGGTCACTGTCATCGTGCGTTATACAGGGGTGGACCCATCAACCAATCTCAATCGTGAGATTGGCTCGATCGTGGAGATGGTTCGAGTACTCGATCGATGGGGGGTAGGAATCACCGCGCGGGTGAGTCCATGTACGCCTATCCTCCCTTAGCGACTGAGACGTTACACGGTGCGAAGAGGGAACGATTCGTCTGTCGGTACAGAGGACTCAATATCGGCCAGCAAACCTCAATCAGACAAGTTCACGTAAATACTTTTATATTGTTATTATTTATTCAACAATAACCATACGGCACGGGTAGTCTAGGGTCTTGGTCTAGGGTCGGCCATATTCTCGTTAAATTTCCTAAATATTTATCAGTGAATCACGGTACGGGACAGTTGGTCTAGGGTCCCCCATGATGTCACGATGAGTAGACGGAGTCGGTCTAGGGTCAATCGACATAGGAAACCGGTTTTGGTCTAGGGTCCCCCGAAAAACCAACTGATATAGAGGGGGGGCAAAGCCGTTGGTTTTCGAGCGTGGATATTTCCCATAGAGTAATTAATACATTAGATATCTGACTATGATCAGCAGGGTGGCTGAGAGACACCCACTAGGGGGTGTGTCAGTATCAGCCGGCCACTGCCAGAGTGGCCGGCCAGCGATCGAGTGATGTGTCACTGGCGCTAGCGCGCCCTACCAGCGAAGCATGCCGCATTCTGGGATGGATCTCCCAGTAGTGGCCAGGACTGAACCGCTAAGAGCATCGGGGGCAATTGACGACGACGGCGGTGCTGGACAGCACTCACTGCTCACAGGACAGCCCCAGTCAGTCGGGCCTCAGGTCCGATCACTTGGCGAGAACACTGGCCCAGCAGCGGATTGCTCTGTGACGACCATCGGTCCCTCTGTCCGATCGATCCCGCGTCCAGTTTGGATCTCGGTGGCAGGCCTCGAGCGCCCGGACAGCCAGCCGGCACCGACGGCGGGATACCTCACCGAGTATCACACCGTGTTTCCGATGAAATCCGCATACCAGCATGGATCCAACACTGCATAGGGGTGTGGGGTAGTGAAACTGGGCACTCCGCTGGGGCCTCGAACACACACCGGTTTGCACGAGAAAAACCGCGAGCCTGCTCGGGGAACTGACCGGCAACGACGAGCTCATGAACCCACGGTGGGCCCCCTGGGTGTCTACGCACCACGACCGGCTGAGGGTGCGACCTTCCATGCACTGGTAAGGGTGCTGGCTGACAACTACGAGGCCGACCGATCGGTGCTCGGGACCGAGACATCACCTGTGACCGACATCTCTGGCTGGCACACGGCAATCAGAGTACCACCGGACTCCAGTCTAGTACTCCGAGTCGCCGCCGAGTGGACATCACTGGTGGCACCGGTAGCTCCTGAGCTACCGGTACCGGCCGCACCGTCGACGAGCTAAAGCACCAGCTACCCAGAGGCCAACCGCCGACTGCCCAAGAGGACACTGGACGTTCTGAGACAGCGACGGCCCCTTACGGCGGTCAACAGCGCCCTCTCAGCCGACTACAGACACGTGGCCGAGCTCGGCGAGCAGCGTGTCCACTGTCCCGATCGATGTGCTCTCAACACGCTTGATCGCTCACCAACCCGTCTCAATACACCACTCACACGTCACCAGTGTCAGCAGGGACGAGCGTCAATCCAAGGGTGCGAAAATCCCCGTCAAACGCGAAAATATGTTCAATGTCCCGATCGATGGCAAGAACACCAGTCATGTGATCGGTGAACGAGATGGCATGATCGTCGTAGCGGGCAAACTGTACACAGGCAGCCTCAAAGTCCGCTTCACTCGGATGGATGAGCGTCAGTGAGTCGGACTGTCGAAGCCGATCTAACGTGGCCGACGCTCGCTCATGGGTGTGTTTGCGCCGAATCAGCGTGGTGAGTTCATCGAGAACATATGTCGAGGTGTAGAGGGGCCGGTACGCGAGCTCGCCCGTTTGAATCGCATCGAACACCGCTCGGGCTCGCTCATGACGGGGGGCGTTATCGACAAACCGCGCGAACAATGCACCCGTGTCGAGAAACAACGCTGTTGCTCCTGCCCGACTCATTTAGCTGTTAACCTCACCGTACAGCACATCATCGATCGCCTCCTCGTCAATCGGCTCTTCAAGAGTGAACGTTGGAGCCGAAAACAGCGGATCATCAGCCGGGATCGCGGTCACTTCGTCCTCTCCGGCGTCGCTCACCCACCAGACGACGGCCCGTCCCCCGACTTTCTTTCGGTCGACAGTCCCCTGCTCTTGGAGCGCGAGCAACCGCTCACGCACCGCACGGCGACCGATTGGCAGTTCCGCCGCGAGTTCGGCAGCCGTTCCGACGTGACCAGGGGCCTGTTCAAGTGCCGTGAGGATTGCCTCATCGGACACCCGAGCCGTATACTTCCCACTGTCGTCGCGATTCGCATCTGACATACACGACGGTAGACACGCTGCTGCCTTAACCATTTCCCACATTGGTAGTGGACTCATTTAACACCATGTAACACATGGGAACAGGAGGGCAGACTGCTCTCGTGACGTGTGTTCACACGGAGTCACGTGTTCACAAACACATGAACACAGTTGTCTCATTGAGGGATGCCCTTGGCGACGTACACGCGAAGCCACCGGCACAATAGCCACCCATCCCTATCTCACAAGGATTCGACAGAGCAACCACCACACTGCTCGCGGGTGACCGGTCCCATAGATTTTTCACACATCGCCGTTACATGTGGAATCAATGGGTGTCGAGTCGCCGACAGAGACGCAGGCCACCGAGGAACTGACATCCTTGCAGGACACACTTGAGAGCGACCAGATCGCGTTCGTCGATACGGTTGCCACCGAGATCGAGACAGTGCTCGAAGCGGCCAGCGAGCTCCACCGCTATGAGTACGTGATCGGGGAGGTTACCAACTACGGCATTTCATCGAACGACCACGTGCACTTCGATCTCGTCCACGAGGGCTGTCAGCTCCACTGTGTGATCCTCCACTTCCGCCGGGAGGACATTCCCACAGAGCTCGAGGACGGAGTGCAAGTTGCTGTCACTGGCGAGCTCTCGTTTTACACCGTCGACAACTACTGTTCGATCATGGTCGAGGACGCCGTCACCGTCGGGGAGGGCACCTACCAACAGACTTACGAGGCCAATAAGCAACTGCTCGCCGACGACGGACTCCTTGAGGACGCCACGAAACAACCCCTGCCAGACTATCCCTCCTG
This Halocatena salina DNA region includes the following protein-coding sequences:
- a CDS encoding type II toxin-antitoxin system VapC family toxin; the protein is MSRAGATALFLDTGALFARFVDNAPRHERARAVFDAIQTGELAYRPLYTSTYVLDELTTLIRRKHTHERASATLDRLRQSDSLTLIHPSEADFEAACVQFARYDDHAISFTDHMTGVLAIDRDIEHIFAFDGDFRTLGLTLVPADTGDV